One window of Sinorhizobium numidicum genomic DNA carries:
- a CDS encoding ribokinase yields MITVFGSINMDLIATTARLPKPGETVAGTGFSTAAGGKGANQALAARRAGASVHMAGAVGSDSFAESALALLKEAGTDLGLTKTVDEPTGTAHIIVGGDGENVIVVVASANATVSESDAASAIAGMSPGDTLMLQLEIPAASVEKALVEAKRKGIRSIVNIAPLTAEAARLGRMADIVIANETEFELLAGKSDIAGAEREAAMRRLHGETGQTVIVTLGAEGVVAVHEGEVHRAKGLTIEPVDTVGAGDTFCGYLAASLDMGLSFADALRRAAVAGSLACLKPGAQPSIPLASEVATHL; encoded by the coding sequence ATGATTACTGTTTTTGGGTCCATCAACATGGACCTGATCGCTACGACCGCACGGCTTCCGAAACCCGGCGAGACGGTCGCCGGAACGGGTTTCTCCACGGCCGCCGGCGGCAAGGGCGCGAACCAGGCGTTGGCCGCGCGCCGGGCCGGCGCCTCCGTGCACATGGCCGGCGCGGTCGGATCCGACAGTTTCGCGGAGAGCGCGCTCGCGTTGCTGAAGGAAGCCGGCACCGATCTTGGTCTCACCAAGACCGTCGATGAGCCGACCGGCACCGCCCATATCATCGTCGGCGGCGATGGCGAGAACGTCATCGTCGTCGTCGCCAGCGCCAATGCGACGGTGAGCGAGAGCGATGCCGCCTCGGCGATCGCGGGAATGTCGCCCGGCGACACGCTGATGCTGCAGCTCGAAATCCCGGCCGCCTCGGTCGAGAAGGCGCTCGTCGAAGCCAAGCGCAAGGGCATCCGATCGATCGTCAACATCGCGCCGCTGACAGCGGAAGCCGCGCGCCTCGGCCGCATGGCAGATATCGTGATCGCAAACGAGACGGAATTCGAACTGCTGGCGGGAAAAAGTGACATCGCCGGCGCGGAACGCGAAGCGGCGATGAGACGCCTTCACGGCGAAACGGGCCAGACGGTGATCGTCACGCTCGGTGCCGAGGGCGTTGTGGCCGTCCATGAGGGCGAAGTCCATCGCGCCAAGGGACTGACGATCGAGCCCGTCGACACGGTCGGAGCCGGCGATACGTTCTGCGGTTACCTGGCCGCAAGTCTCGACATGGGCCTCTCCTTCGCCGATGCGCTGCGCCGCGCTGCGGTCGCAGGATCGCTCGCCTGCCTGAAGCCGGGCGCGCAGCCGTCCATCCCTCTGGCATCCGAGGTCGCCACCCATCTCTGA
- the fmt gene encoding methionyl-tRNA formyltransferase, with protein sequence MSLRIIFMGTPEFSVPTLSALTEAGHRIVAVYTQPPRPGGRRGLDLKKSPVHQAAELLGVPVLTPPNFKNAADRQTFRDFNADVAVVVAYGLLLPEEILSGTRYGCYNGHASLLPRWRGAAPIQRAIMAGDHETGMMVMKMDKGLDTGPVALSKPVAIDETMTAGELHDKLMWVGAALMKEAMDKLEAGDLPLTPQPEEGPVYAAKITKDETRIDFSKPARDVHNHIRGLSPFPGAWFELEIAGRPERIKVLGSEIAEGTASHGIVLDDALTIACGEGAVRPTSLQRAGGKVLATAEFLRGTPIAAGTRIA encoded by the coding sequence TTGTCGCTGCGCATTATTTTCATGGGCACCCCGGAATTCTCTGTACCGACGCTCTCGGCGCTCACCGAGGCCGGTCACCGGATTGTTGCGGTCTACACGCAGCCGCCGCGCCCCGGTGGGCGGCGCGGCCTCGACCTTAAGAAGTCACCGGTGCATCAGGCGGCCGAGCTTCTCGGCGTTCCGGTCCTGACGCCGCCGAACTTCAAGAATGCAGCGGATCGCCAGACCTTCCGCGATTTCAATGCCGACGTGGCGGTGGTCGTTGCCTATGGCCTGCTCCTGCCCGAGGAGATCCTCTCGGGCACGCGCTATGGCTGCTATAACGGACATGCGTCGCTCCTGCCCCGCTGGCGGGGCGCCGCGCCGATTCAGCGGGCGATCATGGCAGGCGATCATGAGACTGGCATGATGGTGATGAAGATGGACAAGGGGCTCGACACCGGCCCCGTCGCGCTTTCCAAGCCCGTGGCAATCGACGAAACGATGACCGCCGGCGAGTTGCACGACAAGCTGATGTGGGTCGGCGCGGCGCTGATGAAAGAGGCGATGGACAAGCTCGAGGCAGGCGACTTGCCGTTGACGCCGCAGCCGGAGGAGGGGCCCGTTTACGCGGCCAAGATCACGAAGGACGAAACCAGGATCGATTTCAGCAAGCCCGCACGCGATGTGCACAACCACATCCGTGGCCTCTCGCCATTTCCCGGCGCCTGGTTCGAACTGGAGATTGCCGGCCGGCCCGAACGGATCAAGGTTCTCGGCTCCGAGATCGCGGAAGGGACGGCGTCGCACGGTATCGTCCTAGACGACGCCTTGACGATTGCGTGCGGTGAAGGTGCGGTGAGGCCGACCAGCCTGCAGAGAGCGGGCGGAAAGGTGCTCGCCACCGCGGAATTCCTGCGCGGAACGCCGATTGCCGCCGGCACGAGGATCGCCTGA
- the def gene encoding peptide deformylase, giving the protein MTIKPLIILPDPVLRQVSTPVETVDADIRRLTDDMLETMYDAPGIGLAAIQIGVPKRLLVLDVSKEGEERKPLVFINPKIVKSSEERSVYEEGCLSIPDYYAEVERPAAITVEYVDREGKEQTVEADGLLATCLQHEIDHLNGVLFIDHISKLKRDMVIRRFTKAAKTRGAKAI; this is encoded by the coding sequence ATGACGATCAAACCGCTCATCATCCTTCCCGATCCGGTCCTGCGCCAGGTTTCAACGCCGGTAGAGACCGTTGACGCCGATATTCGTCGCCTCACCGACGATATGCTCGAGACCATGTATGATGCGCCGGGCATCGGCCTTGCGGCGATCCAGATCGGCGTGCCGAAGCGCCTGCTCGTTCTCGACGTGTCGAAGGAGGGCGAAGAGAGAAAGCCGCTCGTCTTCATCAACCCCAAGATCGTCAAATCGTCCGAGGAGCGCTCGGTCTACGAAGAGGGCTGCCTGTCGATCCCGGACTATTATGCCGAGGTTGAACGGCCGGCAGCGATCACCGTCGAATATGTCGATCGTGAGGGCAAGGAGCAGACAGTGGAAGCCGATGGCCTGCTCGCCACCTGCCTGCAACACGAGATCGATCATCTGAACGGTGTTTTGTTCATAGACCATATATCCAAGCTCAAGCGCGATATGGTGATCCGCAGGTTCACCAAGGCGGCGAAGACACGCGGCGCCAAGGCGATTTGA
- a CDS encoding DNA recombination protein RmuC encodes MESTVFSFDQPLFLLGTLAVTAGHLITAAAVLMALLTAVSLRRAHANRAEERDEQMSALVAAQTEMQGRIAAMAEVFGTRQAELNQAISQRIDGMTHRIGASISEQTKATHENLRRLQERLAVIDNAQSNIQSLAKDMAGLQSILANKQTRGAFGQSRMEAIVADGLPMGAFAFQATLSNGARPDCTIRMPNDQPPLVIDAKFPLEAWNAMRDAPSAERRQQAAQSFRRDMEVHIRDIASKYLLPGETQDTAFLFVPSESIFAEIHEHFEAVVQKAHRQRIVIVSPSLLLLSIQVIQAILKDARMREQAHLIQGEVVRLMDDLSRLDERVRKLQGHFAITQKDIDEILISSDKLTRRGAKIEALELEAEAPPGQGHRGDKGDKGDRGERAVDGRLGQLKLRVVDED; translated from the coding sequence ATGGAATCCACCGTATTTTCCTTCGACCAGCCGTTGTTCCTGCTTGGCACCTTGGCCGTGACAGCGGGCCATCTTATAACGGCGGCCGCCGTCCTGATGGCTTTGCTGACCGCTGTCAGCCTGCGCCGCGCTCATGCGAACCGTGCCGAAGAACGCGATGAGCAGATGTCCGCGCTGGTTGCGGCACAGACCGAAATGCAGGGACGCATCGCCGCGATGGCCGAAGTCTTCGGTACGCGACAGGCCGAACTGAACCAGGCGATCAGCCAGCGCATCGACGGCATGACGCATCGGATCGGCGCCTCGATCAGCGAGCAGACGAAGGCGACGCATGAAAATCTGCGGCGGCTGCAGGAGCGGCTCGCCGTGATCGACAATGCCCAGAGCAACATACAGTCGCTCGCAAAAGACATGGCCGGCCTCCAGAGCATTCTTGCGAACAAGCAGACGCGCGGCGCCTTTGGCCAGTCCCGCATGGAAGCGATCGTCGCCGACGGGCTGCCGATGGGTGCCTTTGCCTTCCAGGCGACACTCTCCAACGGCGCACGGCCGGATTGCACGATCCGCATGCCGAACGATCAGCCGCCGCTCGTCATCGACGCCAAGTTTCCGCTCGAAGCCTGGAATGCCATGCGCGACGCACCGAGTGCCGAGCGGCGGCAGCAGGCGGCGCAATCGTTCCGCCGCGACATGGAAGTGCATATCCGCGATATCGCCAGCAAGTATCTCCTGCCGGGCGAAACGCAGGACACGGCTTTCCTGTTCGTGCCCTCCGAATCGATCTTTGCGGAGATCCACGAGCATTTCGAAGCGGTGGTGCAGAAGGCCCACCGTCAGCGAATCGTCATCGTCTCACCGTCGCTGCTGCTTCTGTCGATCCAAGTGATCCAGGCGATCCTGAAGGATGCCCGCATGCGCGAGCAGGCCCATCTGATCCAAGGCGAAGTCGTGCGGCTGATGGACGACCTGTCGCGCCTCGACGAGCGGGTGCGGAAGCTGCAAGGGCATTTTGCCATTACCCAGAAAGACATCGACGAGATCCTCATCTCTTCGGACAAACTGACGCGGCGCGGCGCCAAGATCGAGGCCCTGGAACTCGAAGCCGAGGCACCGCCGGGGCAAGGCCACAGGGGCGACAAGGGTGACAAGGGCGACAGGGGCGAACGCGCCGTGGACGGCCGACTGGGCCAATTGAAACTGCGGGTGGTTGACGAAGACTGA